The window TAAATTTGCCAGATAAAAAACCTCTACCTGGAAGAATTATGCCAGTaccctatttttttttgggcGACGATGCGTTTCCTTTACAAACCAATATTTTAAAACCTTATGATGGTAATCATGCGAAAGGGTCTCCCAAGAGAGTGTACAACTATCGCATGTGTCGAGGTCGAAGAGTAGTTGAAAACGTATTTGGACAgttaacaaaacaatttaagatATTTAACAAACCCATCCAGCTAAATCCACAAAAAGTTACTATTGTAACATTGGCATGTATTCATTTGTTCAATTATGTAAAACGACATGGTATAATACAACAAAATGAATATGATACTGAAAATAGTAGGGGAGAAATCAATCCAGGAGATTGGCGCAGGGAACCAcgtgaaaataatttgtttgctgACTTGCCTAGACAAGACAATACACATTCCCTTGAGGTTACAAGGACACAATCTCCTGAGGTTATAAGGACAGAATTGGTTCAATATTTTCTTTCCGATGTCGGGAGATTACCATGGCAGAATGATCAATGACTAACTCGTACGTTTTAATGAAACTCATACTTGTATTAgtacttgtatttttattataatttgtattaaaaacttCGTAAATCACTTGTTTTTGTTCATTTATaagtggttttatttaccgAGTTATTCTATAAATCCCCACCGCGAAATCCCCACTGATGTTTTTATGCATTTTGAGTATACTATGACGATTCTATGACAACAACATTAAGACGAAATACTTGTGCCTACATAACGTTATCTCGCATCAGGTGATAGGGTTATTCTCAGAGTGCATACGGTGGGGATTTGTGGAATAAACCTATTTATCTGACTCAATAGATGATAATATGTTCTCAATATCACCACTCTCTTGAATCGACACACGTAACGAAGGTTCAATTGAAGATGTTGAAGGTTCACCAAGAGGCGGTGAAACAGGGTTTGTTACGGCAGAGTTGGATGATGAGTAGTAGGAATTTACATCACATTGATCCATTGTATAATATCCTGGATGACTATGAGAAGTAGAAGGTCTTGGCGAAGCTTCGAACATGTCTGAACGATATCCAGTTTCGGTTTCAAAAAAGATATTGTTAATCCGATGTTTTATTATTGCCTTTGTTGTTTTATCAAATTTTCTAAGTTGTGTCGCAATATATTCGCCAAACAAATCGTcctcatcttttattttttgatttgtcCGTTGACTGACTGTTCTCATTAAATTTAATGCTTCCGACACCATCTCATTACTTGGATTAGGTTTATAACGTTTATTCGCTTGGGGAATGATGTTTGACGTTTGAGGTGAATCGTTTTCCCCATGTTGAGCATCATTGTCCGCATGTTGGGCATTATTGTCAGTTGCTGTTATCTcctgaaataatatattttatttgaatcaCCAACAGTTTACTTATGAAATGTATTACACACTAGCTTTTACCCGCGAGTAGGTACACCGCACGgaatatatgaaaaaaaaagacaatggtCATAAATCATATCTAATACTAATTGttttagaaatattattattaattattttttacattgataattattattattgataaatattattataataatataataatatataataataataatatttctaaaacaacctaaaaagaaaaaaaaaagaaaatggtacGGAATCTCTCGGTTTATAATAGAAATTCGGCGAAATTAAAAGATTGTTGAGAAAAGAGttgttagtttttaaaaaatacatttgcaaTGACTATTATATCTGTGCACATGCCATTCcaagaaataatttgtttaggaAATATTTCGGTGCAATAACAATAGCGGCAGCGCAACAACAAAGGCagataaaataagtacctatgccTTTATTTACCGCGCGCCTCTCTTCACTCGGGCCAAGCTTACATATTATTCTTGTGTGCTCTAATAATTaggttagaaataaaataatacaacatcACTGAAATGTTACATACCGTATCGATTGTTCCagtaggtttatttttattgagcaAGAAATTCAAAGATTTAAAGGCAAACCACTTGCTCTCATGAACAAAATCTGCGCTGGTTCCAGACTTTTTTGATTCAAtcgttttttttctttctctatAATATTGGCTCGTCAAATTTTTTATCTTCCGTTCTATTTCTGTGACATTTGTATTTAATTCGTTTGCCATCTCATTTAGTGCATCAAAACGTTTAGGTCTACATTTGTGATCCAAGTGTTTTGGATTCCATAATAATTCCTTTATatgatacaaatttattaacttTAGAGTGGTTTCTTCGTCCCATTCCATTATTGCAGAAAAtcgcaaaaaaaaacacaagcaaGTCACTATCGCTGGAGTGTCGGCGGGCAACTGAGCGTGCGCGTACGCAAGTCGCCGGCCATGCCGCCGACTTGCACGCGCGGGTACGAGTCGCCGACATGATTCTTGAAGCAAAGTCGCCGACACCAAGCCGCCGGGCTGAGTCGGCGGGTCGGCGGGTTTGGTGTGTAGACTCCTTTAGAACCTGTATACTTGGACCTTCTTCATAAGCCAATCGTGTGCATGTTTGTGTGCCTACAGGCCAGTTGTCGTACTACATGGGCAGCGCGTGGTGCGGCGCCGGCACGGGCAGCCGCGTGCTGGCGGTGGACCGCGCCGCCCTGCGGCACAAGCGGGACAACAAGCTGCGCGCTGGGCCTGCCCTGGACACTACCACTACGGAGGAGGGGGGGACAGATAGTGAACAGTGAGTTATACTCGTCTTAATAGTACTAAAAGAACAAATGATACATTCTGTGTTATTTGTACAATAACGAATACATAACCGagtcttgcaccaatgagttattaatttaagtgcagttttcactaagacagttcgctcgacctttatagacgacgatacggcttaccacctatcacgttagtctgaCAGAAAACTTGGTGAAGCATTTTgctatgaatgtacctctgactaccccaattgcgatatagtgCCGAGCTTATGTTACGAATACATAACAATATTTCTATGTACCGTAACAGGAAAGACAGCAAGTTCGAAGCTCCAGCATCCCGGCTGCGCGCGGACCTGGCGCACCTGGCGCTACACCGCGTGCCCGAGGTGCAGCAATGTACCGCGGTCGTCGGCTTCGCTAAACATTTGTGCGGGGTTGCCATGGGTAAGTTTTgaaacaatttttatataaaagaaaaataggcTTTCTATCCTGTGTAATAGGCcagttcccaactagtcaaatcagttacttttttactaaacgtcaaaacacgaaattactatggaatttgtatgaaaaagaataCTGACTTCGTAAAATagaagaattattaagaaagacataatgatgatttctgaagtaaggtagaaaatctagaaaaaggcaCGAAATGGCTCATAtgtcctaaaccgtaaataatcgctgaacatacatggggtcgtttctggtagccaatgagcccctctatctattatttcattttgaacgtgaacttcgtATTTGTTGGTGAACTATgcctaacaaaataataatgaagatcAGTGGTGCCAGTGGTTATTAGTGTATGAAGTGCCCGCCCGCAGACTACGCCGTCCGCTGCCTGACGGCGGCCCCGGCGCGGGCGGCCACGCGCGGCTGCGTGCTGGCCACGTGCTGCCACCACCGCTGCCAGCGGGCCGCGCTGGCCGGCCGCCACCACCTGCAGGTACTGCAACATACCGCGTAGCACACTGATGAAAACAACATTAACTTCCTTTTAATTTGATATTCAATTCACTTACCTACTAAGAAACTGACACAACATAATGTACtgaacctttcctaaggacatctccaatttgatcaatgtgcGTCCTTTTgattttcctctgccagccctaccattatataccgctttcgtaatcctattccttcataattaaagcacataataacgggttcttaccgcgtttaaatggagatatgagactcccgatatttcgacactgttgcaagtgccatgatcacgggatgactgatgagattggggtggagtaggtagatccataattttctacgggcagacatatctgtctaccctctttctttgccgcttgtttatgtttttgatatcggaatgttcggaaccatctgaactcgcaccaaactcactacgacaaaccgcactcactgtgtcctcacgttttttcaccacattaggccgtttcaagctttttacaacacctactactggattccacatggtcgataattttaacccgtcttccctgttgaaatttttatgttttctgatttcaatagcctcttttacgagtctggggatgtaatgacgttctgtcgataaaTGTCGTTCTGCCTattccttcatccgctctacgtgtccaaaccaatttaacattcccttctcaatcttagtcactatatcgtctttcaCACGGCATCTATCTTTTATTACACTATTTCTCagtctatcactcaatttaacactgcagacataacataaacagcctattttactgctgggcataggcctccagatcatgagcccaacactctaaccactagaccacagaggcttgATAaaacaaactaacaaaaaattatattattcaggAATTAGGAATATCTGGCGAGGAGTTCAATATAATCCTGGGTATCGTGTCGTGGGCCACGTGCGGCGACGGGCGCAGCCGCGAGCGCCGCCGGCGCCACGACGAGGGGCACGCGGCCATTGAGGGGCACGCGGCCGTTGAGGGGCACGCGGCCGTTGAGGGGCACGCGGCCGTTGAGGGGCACGCGGCCGTTGAGGGGCACGCGGCCGGTGAGGGGCACGCGGCCGTTGAGGGGCACGCGGCCGTTGAGGGGCACGCGGCCGTTGAGGGGCACGCGGCCGTTGAGGGGCACGCGGCCGGTGAGGGGCACGCGGCCGTTGAGGGGCCCGCGGCCGTTGAGGGGCACGCGGCCGGGGAGGGGCACGCGGCCGTTGAGGGGCACGCGGCCGTTGAGGGGCACGCGGCCGTTGAGGGGCACGCGGCCGTTGAGGGGCACGCGGCCGTTGAGGGGCACGCGGCCGTTGAGGGGCACGCGGCCGTTGAGGGGCACGCGGCCGTTGAGGGGCACGCGGCCGCTGGGGGCGGGGGGTGCCACGTGGCGGAGGACGCCGCACATTTGGATAATAATGGTGAGTATCAAACGTAGAAAAATGCAGAGATGTCCTCCGCTTATATTTTTCAGTTTAACTACGGAACGTTTTTTCATGTATATTTGGTTACCACAGCATGGTCGGTGGGCGGCGCCGAGTGCCGGGCGGTGGTGGGGCGGAGGGCCAAGGCGCTGCTGGACTGGTGCCGCGTGCTGCAGCTGCGGCGCTGCGGGCTGCGGGCCACGCTGGCGCGGTACTGCCCGCCACACGTGTCGCCGGAGAACCTCGCCATACTCGCCACCAGGGGGGACTGACGGCCCTAGCCCCGCGATCATGCCCACATGTCATCGGTTACCCGTAGTGTATATTGCGGCGTAAGACACCCTCTacttattttgaaattaatagTGATCTTATAAATCGTTGATCCAATAAATACTTAGGCAAATTGAATATAAATCACGACTAATTCCAACATAATGTGTCCAAGTGAGAGCCACACCAGTATTGTGATTGTGTAAGGTTGTGGTAGGCAGGTACAGAGCTCTTCGCATCCGAACATGATTGTATGAGGCATGAAAGTCAACTGTAGTATTTATTAGTATGAAGCTGTTTGTAccatatttgttatgtttaacaattaattttatgacAAATGCACTGCTGCTGCactttttttaaacttgttttaaggaataaatgaatatgaatatatatgAATGCTGAGATTAAGgattaaatgaaaaacttatttagc is drawn from Pectinophora gossypiella chromosome 19, ilPecGoss1.1, whole genome shotgun sequence and contains these coding sequences:
- the LOC126375785 gene encoding tRNA:m(4)X modification enzyme TRM13 homolog, translated to MTDILKTVVNSDNVPQCQFFVVRKKRLCRMTVRPGRQYCGEHEPQPRTGDGQDDTRIPCPNDPKHTCYASKLEKHLSICNARRGETPPYIEYNINAPTDVDECVRKPLSEIPQDLLVQVIDKVNLLYEKHIEGNITEVPEYSIHPVVEAEFGAAERTERSRRHLRQASTLLRLAEDAGLVRDGTCYVELGAGKGQLSYYMGSAWCGAGTGSRVLAVDRAALRHKRDNKLRAGPALDTTTTEEGGTDSEQKDSKFEAPASRLRADLAHLALHRVPEVQQCTAVVGFAKHLCGVAMDYAVRCLTAAPARAATRGCVLATCCHHRCQRAALAGRHHLQELGISGEEFNIILGIVSWATCGDGRSRERRRRHDEGHAAIEGHAAVEGHAAVEGHAAVEGHAAVEGHAAGEGHAAVEGHAAVEGHAAVEGHAAVEGHAAGEGHAAVEGPAAVEGHAAGEGHAAVEGHAAVEGHAAVEGHAAVEGHAAVEGHAAVEGHAAVEGHAAVEGHAAAGGGGCHVAEDAAHLDNNAWSVGGAECRAVVGRRAKALLDWCRVLQLRRCGLRATLARYCPPHVSPENLAILATRGD